A window of bacterium genomic DNA:
CTGGCGGCTGCCCAAAATCGAGGAGCTTCACACTTTGGCCGACTTTGACGGCGTCGTGGCAGGGGCCCCTTTCGAGCATGTCGATCCCAACGTCTATTACATCTCGGCTTCCGAAGTGCCCACCGACAACGGCTCGGGCTCGACTCAGGCCTTCGCGGTGAAATTCGGCGTGTCGGGAACCCATTTGATCTCGAAAAGCACCGAAAGCCATCGAGTATGGTGCGTCAAGGGCGGAGCAAACTGAGTCATGAGGTTCCTTAGGCCCGCCATTTGGGGAATGCTCCTCCTCTTGCCGTTGGCCGCCGAGGAGGTTTCCGCCCAATCCTGCGGAAACGGCCTCTGCGAAGCCGAAGAAGCGAGCGACTGCCTTGAGGATTGTGGATTTTGCGGCGACTATCGCTGCGACCCCTGCCTGGAGAACAACCAAGCCTGCACCGACGATTGCTTGTGCGGGGATTTTCTCTGCGACGTGACCGAGAGCGCCGAAACCTGCCCTGAGGATTGCCTGGGCTCGATCTGCGGCGACCTGATCTGCGATTTGAACGAGGAGTGCGAGCTCGATTGCCTCATCGCGAGCGCGCCGCTCTGCGACGGCGGGCCTTATTGCGGCGACGGCCTGCTGGACGAGGGCGAGGCTTGCGACGACGGCAATCGCGAGGACGGCG
This region includes:
- a CDS encoding DUF1566 domain-containing protein, giving the protein MAAVLLAAPLPTLWANALRPWTPVPVESRFVVLQSLAGLAVLDRMTNLIWEKSPSEGSGAGWANSIRLCNDRSLGGFGWRLPKIEELHTLADFDGVVAGAPFEHVDPNVYYISASEVPTDNGSGSTQAFAVKFGVSGTHLISKSTESHRVWCVKGGAN